In a genomic window of Pseudomonas mohnii:
- a CDS encoding purine-cytosine permease family protein produces MAVSSERAGNKPLIEKRSIDYIPEAERHGRLLSQFTLWMGANLQITAIVTGALAVVLGGDVFWSLIGLLIGQLLGGAVMALHAAQGPKLGLPQMISSRVQFGVYGAAIPIVLVCLMYLGFTATGTVLSGQALGQLFGVSDSVGILLFASVIVLVTVLGYRVIHWIGRVASVIGVIAFVYLFSRLMSQVDVGALLQIRHFSWSSFLLAVSLAASWQIAFGPYVADYSRYLPSKISSVKTFFAAGAGSVIGAQVAMVLGVFAAASANGQFAGHEVAYIVGLGGTGATAALLYFSIAFGKVTISTLNSYGSFMCIATIISGFRGDLKVTRLQRLVFVLVIVGAATLMALLGQHSFLGAFKSFILFLLAFFTPWSAINLVDYYCITRERYDVPALADPKGRYGRWNVLGISVYVFGVLVQLPFISTKFYTGSLVAALGDVDISWIIGLVLPAALYYVCAKKWHGTVPDHLILPVEQNSVVQPETRGAGRAAAQA; encoded by the coding sequence ATGGCTGTCAGCAGCGAACGTGCTGGTAACAAACCGTTGATCGAAAAGCGTTCGATCGACTACATCCCGGAGGCGGAAAGACACGGTCGTCTGTTGAGCCAGTTCACCCTGTGGATGGGTGCCAACCTGCAAATCACCGCGATTGTCACCGGGGCCCTGGCCGTGGTGTTGGGCGGTGACGTGTTCTGGTCGTTGATCGGTCTGTTGATCGGTCAACTGCTCGGCGGCGCCGTCATGGCCCTGCATGCCGCGCAAGGGCCCAAGCTGGGCCTGCCGCAGATGATCTCCAGCCGTGTGCAGTTCGGCGTTTATGGCGCGGCCATCCCGATCGTGCTGGTCTGTTTGATGTACCTCGGTTTCACGGCAACGGGAACCGTGCTTTCCGGCCAGGCGCTGGGCCAGTTGTTTGGCGTCAGCGACAGCGTCGGCATCCTTCTTTTCGCCAGTGTCATCGTGCTGGTCACGGTGCTTGGTTATCGAGTGATCCATTGGATCGGCCGTGTTGCCAGTGTCATTGGCGTGATTGCCTTTGTTTATCTGTTCAGTCGTTTGATGAGCCAGGTTGACGTTGGCGCGCTGTTGCAAATTCGCCACTTCAGCTGGAGCAGCTTCCTGCTGGCGGTGTCGCTCGCGGCGTCCTGGCAGATCGCTTTCGGCCCTTACGTGGCTGACTATTCCCGCTACTTGCCGAGCAAGATTTCCTCGGTAAAAACCTTTTTCGCCGCGGGTGCGGGTTCGGTCATTGGCGCACAGGTGGCGATGGTCCTTGGCGTGTTCGCCGCCGCGTCGGCCAACGGGCAATTCGCCGGCCATGAAGTGGCCTACATCGTGGGTCTGGGCGGTACCGGTGCCACTGCTGCGCTGCTGTACTTCAGCATCGCGTTCGGCAAGGTCACCATTTCCACGCTGAACTCCTACGGCAGCTTCATGTGCATCGCGACCATCATCAGCGGTTTCCGGGGTGATCTGAAGGTCACGCGCTTGCAGCGTCTGGTCTTCGTGCTGGTCATTGTCGGTGCCGCGACCCTGATGGCGTTGCTCGGTCAGCACTCGTTCCTCGGTGCGTTCAAGTCCTTCATCCTGTTCCTGCTGGCGTTCTTTACGCCATGGAGCGCGATCAACCTGGTGGACTACTACTGCATCACCCGCGAGCGTTACGACGTGCCGGCGCTGGCCGACCCGAAGGGTCGCTACGGTCGTTGGAACGTCCTCGGCATCAGCGTCTATGTTTTCGGGGTGCTGGTGCAGTTGCCGTTCATTTCCACCAAGTTCTACACCGGTTCGCTGGTCGCCGCCCTGGGTGATGTGGATATTTCCTGGATCATCGGTCTGGTGCTGCCAGCAGCCCTGTACTACGTGTGTGCGAAAAAATGGCACGGCACAGTGCCCGATCACCTGATTCTGCCGGTCGAGCAGAACAGCGTTGTACAACCTGAAACACGTGGGGCCGGCCGCGCTGCGGCGCAGGCCTGA
- a CDS encoding formimidoylglutamate deiminase has protein sequence MSAFFAERALLPSGWANNVRLEVSADGVLTQIQADSHAEGAERLSGPLLPGMPNLHSHAFQRAMAGLAEVAGNPNDSFWTWRDLMYRLVGKISPEQLGVIARQLYIEMLKAGYTSVAEFHYVHHDNNGQPYADPAELALRISQAARSAGIGLTLLPVLYSHSGFGGQTPNEGQRRFINSTDSYLKLQSRLQPILAQQPAQSLGLCFHSLRAVTPQQISEVLAASDKQCPVHIHIAEQQKEVDDCLTWSGRRPLQWLYENTEVDQRWCLVHATHANTEEVTLMAKSRAIAGLCLTTEANLGDGIFPAVDFLAQGGRLGIGSDSHVSLSVVEELRWLEYGQRLRDQRRNRLYGADQPMVGRTLYDAALDGGAQALGQPIGALEVGKRADWLVLDGNDPYLATASGDGILNRWLFAGGDRQVRDVLVNGQWVVRDGRHAGEEESNRAFTQVLRELLN, from the coding sequence ATGTCCGCCTTCTTTGCCGAACGCGCGCTGTTGCCTAGTGGATGGGCCAACAATGTACGTCTTGAGGTCAGCGCCGATGGCGTCTTGACCCAAATCCAGGCCGATTCCCACGCAGAGGGCGCCGAACGGCTGAGCGGTCCGCTCTTGCCCGGCATGCCGAACCTGCACTCTCACGCCTTCCAGCGGGCCATGGCCGGGCTGGCGGAAGTGGCGGGGAATCCGAACGACAGTTTCTGGACCTGGCGCGACTTGATGTATCGCCTCGTCGGAAAAATCAGCCCGGAACAACTCGGCGTCATCGCCCGTCAGCTGTACATCGAAATGCTCAAGGCCGGGTACACCTCGGTGGCGGAATTTCATTACGTCCACCACGACAACAACGGCCAGCCTTACGCCGACCCGGCCGAACTGGCCCTGCGTATCAGCCAGGCCGCCCGTTCCGCCGGTATCGGTTTGACCCTGCTGCCGGTGCTCTACAGCCACTCCGGCTTCGGTGGCCAGACGCCGAACGAGGGCCAGCGCCGCTTCATCAACAGCACCGACAGCTACCTCAAGCTGCAATCGCGCCTGCAGCCGATTCTGGCGCAGCAACCGGCCCAGTCGCTGGGCCTGTGTTTCCACTCGCTGCGCGCGGTGACACCGCAGCAGATCAGCGAAGTGCTGGCCGCCAGCGACAAGCAGTGCCCGGTGCACATCCACATCGCCGAACAGCAAAAAGAAGTCGACGACTGCCTGACCTGGAGCGGTCGCCGCCCGCTGCAATGGCTGTACGAAAATACCGAAGTCGATCAGCGCTGGTGCCTGGTCCACGCCACCCACGCCAACACGGAAGAAGTCACGCTGATGGCCAAGAGTCGCGCCATTGCCGGCCTGTGCCTGACCACCGAAGCCAACCTGGGCGACGGGATTTTCCCGGCGGTGGACTTCCTCGCACAAGGCGGACGCCTGGGCATCGGTTCCGACAGCCATGTGTCATTGAGCGTGGTGGAAGAATTGCGTTGGCTGGAATACGGCCAGCGTCTGCGCGATCAACGGCGCAATCGCTTGTATGGCGCGGATCAGCCCATGGTCGGGCGCACCCTGTATGACGCGGCGCTGGATGGCGGCGCTCAGGCGCTGGGACAACCGATCGGTGCGCTGGAAGTGGGCAAGCGTGCGGATTGGCTGGTGCTGGACGGCAACGATCCGTACCTGGCAACGGCCAGTGGCGACGGGATTCTGAACCGATGGTTGTTTGCCGGTGGCGACCGTCAGGTGCGGGACGTGCTGGTGAACGGTCAGTGGGTCGTGCGCGACGGGCGTCATGCCGGGGAAGAGGAAAGCAACCGTGCCTTCACCCAGGTGCTGCGCGAACTTCTGAACTGA
- a CDS encoding methyl-accepting chemotaxis protein, translating into MKQWKVKTHLLLLAGILLSSVTGIGALGLYGMRATVQGLETVYLDRVIPQQDLKKISELYSVQIVDAIHKARDGIHSGVEAAQQIRQAMLEIDPLWRTYLSTRLIDEEVRLINEITPLMQATEAPLQRLQAVLNRNDASSQRLEDFAAHQLYPLIDPLTSLFSQLTDAQLKEARQQFELSEALYEINIRLMAGVLAFALLCGSLYALLFGARLARYLGAEPHELANISTRIAQGMLGDPAIGNASPTGVMQSVEAMRRSLASMIGKVREASRYIESSTLNLSISSEQGLKQAAEQNGATSSIAAAAEQMSANITHIAENAARAHDTTQKAEQITALGIASMDRSIIEMQQIAQLVTQTSSEIDQLTQHSNAIGNIVDVIHSIAEQTNLLALNAAIEASRAGEQGRGFAVVADEVRELATRTTRSTAEIVVLVSTIQSGMRKASSSMNTGRERVLQGQQLIDSAGASMNDVKAVLDASLNAVSQISHALQEQREASEDVARNVETVAQRVEENVVAQQDVVKTIQALKRMSSELEATVRGFTLERE; encoded by the coding sequence ATGAAACAATGGAAAGTCAAAACCCATCTCCTGTTGCTGGCCGGCATCCTGCTGAGCAGCGTGACCGGCATCGGCGCACTGGGCCTGTACGGCATGCGCGCTACGGTCCAGGGACTGGAAACGGTTTACCTCGACCGGGTCATCCCGCAACAGGACCTGAAGAAAATTTCCGAGCTGTATTCCGTCCAGATCGTCGATGCCATCCACAAGGCCCGCGATGGCATCCACAGTGGCGTCGAGGCGGCGCAACAGATACGCCAGGCAATGCTTGAGATCGATCCACTCTGGCGCACCTACCTGTCGACCCGCCTGATTGATGAAGAGGTGCGACTGATCAACGAAATCACGCCGCTGATGCAGGCCACCGAAGCGCCGCTCCAGCGATTGCAGGCGGTCTTGAACCGCAACGACGCCTCCAGTCAGCGCCTGGAGGATTTCGCCGCACACCAGCTGTACCCCTTGATCGACCCGCTGACCTCACTGTTTTCGCAACTGACGGATGCTCAACTGAAAGAAGCTCGCCAACAGTTCGAACTCAGCGAGGCACTTTACGAGATCAACATCAGGCTGATGGCCGGGGTCCTGGCCTTCGCACTGTTGTGTGGCAGCCTTTATGCGCTGCTGTTCGGTGCCAGACTGGCGCGATACCTGGGCGCCGAGCCCCACGAACTGGCCAATATCAGCACACGGATTGCCCAGGGCATGCTCGGCGATCCGGCGATCGGCAACGCGAGCCCCACAGGTGTCATGCAATCGGTCGAGGCCATGCGGCGCAGCCTGGCCAGCATGATCGGCAAGGTACGCGAGGCCTCGCGGTACATCGAGTCCTCGACCCTGAACCTGAGCATTTCGTCCGAGCAAGGCCTGAAGCAGGCCGCCGAGCAAAATGGCGCGACCTCTTCCATTGCCGCCGCGGCAGAGCAGATGTCAGCCAACATCACGCACATCGCCGAAAACGCCGCCCGGGCGCACGACACCACACAAAAGGCCGAGCAGATCACCGCCCTGGGCATTGCCAGCATGGACCGCTCTATCATCGAGATGCAGCAGATCGCCCAACTGGTGACCCAGACGTCGAGTGAAATCGACCAATTGACCCAGCACTCCAACGCCATCGGGAACATTGTCGACGTGATCCACAGCATTGCCGAACAGACCAACCTGCTCGCCCTCAATGCCGCCATCGAGGCGTCGCGGGCCGGCGAGCAAGGTCGCGGGTTTGCCGTGGTGGCCGACGAGGTGCGGGAGCTGGCGACCCGCACGACCCGTTCCACCGCCGAGATTGTGGTGCTGGTGAGCACCATTCAAAGCGGCATGCGAAAAGCCAGCAGCAGCATGAACACGGGCCGCGAGCGGGTGCTTCAGGGCCAGCAGCTGATCGACAGCGCGGGCGCGTCGATGAATGACGTCAAGGCCGTGCTCGATGCGTCACTCAACGCCGTCAGCCAGATTTCCCATGCCTTGCAGGAACAACGCGAAGCCAGCGAAGACGTGGCACGCAATGTGGAAACCGTGGCGCAGCGGGTCGAGGAGAATGTCGTGGCGCAACAGGACGTGGTGAAAACCATCCAGGCGCTGAAAAGGATGTCGAGTGAACTGGAGGCAACCGTTCGAGGCTTTACCCTCGAACGGGAGTAA
- a CDS encoding ABC transporter permease has product MFPESFTFSIADWVNGWVDSLVTNYGDVFRHISDTLLWAIVNLESLLRAAPWWLMLAIVAGVAWHATRKVVTTVVIVGLLFLVGAVGLWDKLMQTLALMMVATIISVLIGIPLGILSARSNRLRSVLMPLLDIMQTMPSFVYLIPVLMLFGLGKVPAIFATVIYAAPPLIRLTDLGIRQVDGEVMEAINAFGANRWQQLFGVQLPLALPSIMAGINQTTMMALSMVVIASMIGARGLGEDVLVGIQTLNVGRGLEAGLAIVILAVVIDRITQAYGRARHEVSK; this is encoded by the coding sequence ATGTTTCCCGAAAGCTTTACCTTTTCCATCGCCGACTGGGTCAACGGTTGGGTCGATTCACTGGTCACCAACTACGGCGACGTGTTCCGGCACATCTCCGACACCCTGTTGTGGGCCATCGTCAATCTCGAAAGCCTGCTGCGCGCGGCGCCCTGGTGGCTGATGCTGGCCATCGTGGCGGGCGTGGCCTGGCACGCGACCCGTAAGGTCGTGACCACCGTGGTGATCGTCGGCTTGTTGTTCCTGGTAGGGGCGGTCGGCCTCTGGGACAAGCTGATGCAAACCCTGGCGCTGATGATGGTGGCGACGATCATCTCGGTGCTGATCGGCATTCCGCTGGGCATTCTTTCGGCGCGCAGCAATCGCCTGCGTTCGGTGCTGATGCCGTTGCTGGACATCATGCAGACCATGCCGAGCTTCGTGTACCTGATCCCGGTGCTGATGCTGTTCGGCCTGGGCAAGGTCCCGGCGATTTTCGCCACGGTGATCTACGCCGCACCGCCGCTGATCCGTCTGACCGATCTGGGTATTCGCCAGGTCGACGGCGAAGTGATGGAGGCAATCAACGCCTTCGGTGCCAACCGCTGGCAGCAACTGTTCGGCGTGCAACTGCCGCTGGCCCTGCCGAGCATCATGGCGGGTATCAACCAGACCACCATGATGGCCCTGTCGATGGTGGTGATCGCCTCGATGATCGGCGCCCGTGGCCTGGGTGAAGACGTGCTGGTGGGGATTCAGACCCTCAACGTCGGACGTGGCCTGGAAGCCGGTCTGGCGATCGTGATTCTGGCAGTGGTGATCGACCGCATTACACAAGCGTACGGTCGCGCACGGCATGAGGTGAGCAAATGA
- a CDS encoding HutD/Ves family protein, with product MNELKVLRAKDYPRMPWKNGGGSTEEISRDAGTGLDGFGWRLSIADIGESGGFSTFAGYERIITVLQGDGMTLSVDGQNTRPLLPLDPFAFSGESKVTCALLGGAIRDFNLIYAPQRYRARLQWLAGEQRFFSEASTLLVFSVSEQSDVSVDHRVQPLGLHDCLQLEANDGLLDVTIKGLCCVIELTSRG from the coding sequence ATGAACGAGTTGAAAGTTTTACGCGCCAAAGACTATCCGCGCATGCCCTGGAAAAACGGCGGCGGCAGCACTGAAGAAATCAGCCGCGATGCCGGCACCGGCCTGGACGGCTTCGGCTGGCGCCTGTCGATTGCCGACATCGGTGAGTCGGGCGGTTTCTCAACTTTCGCCGGTTACGAGCGGATCATCACCGTGTTGCAGGGCGACGGCATGACGTTGTCGGTGGACGGCCAGAACACGCGACCGCTGTTACCGCTCGACCCGTTTGCCTTCAGTGGCGAGAGCAAAGTTACCTGCGCGCTGCTCGGTGGAGCGATCCGCGATTTCAACCTGATCTATGCGCCGCAGCGCTACCGTGCACGGTTGCAGTGGCTGGCCGGCGAGCAGCGGTTTTTCAGCGAGGCCAGCACACTGCTGGTGTTCAGCGTGAGCGAGCAATCTGACGTATCGGTCGATCACCGCGTCCAGCCATTGGGGCTCCATGATTGCCTGCAGCTGGAGGCCAATGACGGGTTGCTGGACGTCACCATCAAGGGTTTGTGCTGCGTGATCGAACTCACCTCGCGCGGCTGA
- the hutC gene encoding histidine utilization repressor: MGDSPAPLYARVKQMITQQIDSGNWPPHYRVPSESELVNQLGFSRMTINRALREMTADGLLVRMQGVGTFVAEPKSQSALFEVHNIADEIASRGHRHTCKVITLEEEAAGSERALALDMREGQKVFHSLIVHFENDIPVQIEDRFVNALVAPDYLKQDFTLQTPYAYLNQVAPLTEGEHVVEAILAEPSECKLLQIEKGEPCLLIRRRTWSGRQPVTAARLIHPGSRHRLEGRFHK; encoded by the coding sequence ATGGGCGACAGTCCGGCGCCCTTGTACGCCCGCGTCAAACAAATGATTACCCAGCAAATCGACAGTGGAAACTGGCCGCCGCACTACCGCGTTCCGTCGGAAAGCGAGCTGGTCAATCAGTTGGGCTTCAGCCGCATGACCATCAACCGCGCCCTGCGCGAGATGACCGCTGACGGTCTGTTGGTGCGCATGCAAGGCGTCGGCACGTTCGTCGCCGAGCCGAAAAGCCAGTCCGCGCTGTTTGAAGTGCACAACATTGCCGATGAAATCGCTTCCCGAGGCCATCGCCACACGTGCAAGGTCATCACCCTGGAAGAAGAGGCCGCCGGCTCGGAACGCGCCCTGGCCCTCGACATGCGCGAAGGGCAGAAAGTCTTCCATTCGTTGATCGTGCATTTCGAGAACGATATTCCGGTGCAAATCGAAGACCGTTTCGTCAATGCGCTGGTGGCGCCGGATTACCTCAAGCAGGACTTCACCCTGCAAACGCCTTACGCCTACCTCAACCAGGTCGCGCCGCTGACCGAAGGCGAGCACGTGGTCGAGGCCATTCTGGCTGAGCCGTCCGAATGCAAATTGCTGCAGATTGAAAAAGGCGAGCCGTGCCTGCTGATTCGTCGCCGCACCTGGTCCGGCCGTCAGCCGGTGACCGCCGCCCGTTTGATCCACCCTGGTTCCCGTCATCGTCTGGAAGGCCGGTTTCATAAATGA
- the hutU gene encoding urocanate hydratase, with the protein MTDNTQKPTKYRDVEIRAARGNKLTAKSWLTEAPLRMLMNNLDPEVAENPKELVVYGGIGRAARNWECYDKIVESLTHLNDDETLLVQSGKPVGVFKTHANAPRVLIANSNLVPHWANWEHFNELDAKGLAMYGQMTAGSWIYIGSQGIVQGTYETFVEAGRQHYNDDLKGRWVLTAGLGGMGGAQPLAATLAGACSLNIECQQVSIDFRLKSRYVDEQAKDLDDALARIEKYTAEGKAISIALLGNAAEILPELVRRGVRPDMVTDQTSAHDPLNGYLPAGWTWDEYRARAKTEPAAVIKAAKQSMAVHVKAMLDFQKQGIPTFDYGNNIRQMAQEEGVENAFDFPGFVPAYIRPLFCRGIGPFRWAALSGDPQDIYKTDAKVKELIPDDAHLHNWLDMARERISFQGLPARICWVGLGLRAKLGLAFNEMVRSGELSAPIVIGRDHLDSGSVASPNRETESMQDGSDAVSDWPLLNALLNTASGATWVSLHHGGGVGMGFSQHSGMVIVCDGTDEAAERIARVLHNDPATGVMRHADAGYQIAIDCAKEQGLNLPMITGK; encoded by the coding sequence GTGACTGACAATACCCAGAAACCTACGAAATACCGTGACGTCGAAATCCGCGCTGCCCGCGGCAACAAGCTGACCGCCAAGAGCTGGCTGACCGAAGCGCCGCTGCGCATGCTGATGAACAACCTCGACCCGGAAGTGGCCGAGAACCCGAAGGAACTGGTGGTTTACGGTGGTATCGGTCGTGCGGCGCGTAACTGGGAGTGCTACGACAAAATCGTCGAGAGCCTGACCCACCTGAACGACGACGAGACCCTGCTGGTGCAATCCGGCAAGCCGGTCGGCGTGTTCAAGACCCACGCCAACGCCCCGCGCGTATTGATCGCCAACTCCAACCTGGTGCCGCACTGGGCGAACTGGGAACACTTCAACGAACTGGACGCCAAAGGCCTGGCCATGTACGGCCAGATGACCGCCGGCAGCTGGATCTACATCGGCAGCCAGGGCATCGTCCAGGGCACCTACGAAACCTTCGTCGAAGCGGGTCGCCAGCACTACAACGATGATCTGAAAGGCCGTTGGGTCCTGACTGCAGGTCTGGGTGGCATGGGTGGCGCTCAACCTCTGGCCGCCACCCTGGCCGGTGCCTGCTCGCTGAACATCGAATGCCAACAGGTGAGCATCGATTTCCGTCTGAAAAGCCGCTATGTCGATGAGCAAGCCAAAGACCTCGACGACGCGCTGGCTCGCATCGAAAAATACACCGCCGAAGGCAAGGCCATCTCCATCGCGCTGCTGGGCAACGCCGCGGAAATTCTGCCGGAACTGGTCCGTCGCGGCGTGCGCCCGGACATGGTGACCGACCAGACCAGCGCCCACGACCCGCTCAATGGCTACCTGCCAGCCGGCTGGACCTGGGACGAATACCGCGCTCGCGCCAAGACCGAACCTGCCGCTGTGATCAAGGCCGCCAAGCAATCGATGGCGGTGCACGTCAAAGCGATGCTCGACTTCCAGAAGCAAGGCATCCCGACCTTCGACTACGGCAACAACATCCGCCAGATGGCCCAGGAAGAAGGCGTTGAAAACGCCTTCGACTTCCCGGGCTTCGTACCGGCGTACATCCGTCCGCTGTTCTGCCGTGGCATCGGCCCGTTCCGTTGGGCGGCACTGTCGGGCGATCCGCAAGACATCTACAAGACCGACGCCAAGGTCAAGGAACTGATCCCGGACGACGCGCACCTGCACAACTGGCTGGACATGGCCCGCGAGCGCATCAGCTTCCAGGGCCTGCCGGCACGTATCTGCTGGGTCGGCCTGGGCCTGCGCGCCAAACTCGGCTTGGCGTTCAACGAAATGGTACGCAGCGGCGAGCTGTCGGCGCCGATCGTGATCGGTCGCGACCACCTCGATTCCGGCTCGGTTGCCAGCCCGAACCGTGAAACCGAATCGATGCAGGATGGTTCCGATGCCGTATCCGACTGGCCACTGCTCAACGCCCTGCTGAACACCGCGAGCGGCGCGACCTGGGTGTCCCTGCACCACGGCGGCGGTGTCGGCATGGGCTTCTCCCAGCACTCGGGCATGGTGATTGTCTGCGACGGTACCGACGAAGCGGCCGAGCGTATCGCTCGCGTGCTGCATAACGACCCGGCCACCGGTGTCATGCGTCACGCCGATGCCGGTTACCAGATCGCCATTGATTGCGCCAAGGAACAGGGCCTGAACCTGCCGATGATCACCGGCAAGTAA
- a CDS encoding ABC transporter substrate-binding protein, translating into MKSNKTLLTTLLSMGLLASAGATQAAGWCESGKPVKFAGLNWESAMLLTDVLQVVLEKGYDCKTDSLPGNSITMENALSSNDIQVFAEEWVGRSEVWNKAEKAGKVIGVGAPVVGAVEGWYVPRYVIEGDAKRKLEAKAPDLKAIADLGKYSAVFKDAEEPSKGRFYNCPAGWTCELDNSEMLKSYGLESSYTNFRPGTGPALDAAVLSSYKRGEPILFYYWSPTPLMGQVDVVKLEEKPGVDKTVSIKVGLSKTFHDEAPELVAVLEKVNLPIDLLNQNLGRMTKERIESPKLAKIFLKEHPEVWHAWVSEDAAKKIDAAL; encoded by the coding sequence ATGAAATCGAACAAGACCCTGCTGACCACTTTGCTTTCCATGGGCCTGCTGGCCAGCGCCGGCGCCACTCAGGCGGCGGGTTGGTGCGAGTCGGGTAAACCGGTGAAATTTGCCGGCCTGAACTGGGAAAGCGCCATGCTCCTGACCGACGTGCTGCAAGTCGTGTTGGAGAAAGGCTACGACTGTAAGACCGACAGCCTGCCGGGCAACTCCATCACCATGGAAAACGCCCTGAGCAGCAACGACATCCAAGTATTTGCCGAAGAGTGGGTTGGCCGCAGCGAGGTCTGGAACAAGGCTGAGAAGGCCGGCAAAGTCATCGGTGTGGGTGCTCCGGTCGTGGGTGCTGTCGAAGGCTGGTACGTGCCGCGCTACGTGATCGAAGGCGATGCCAAGCGCAAGCTGGAAGCCAAGGCGCCGGATCTGAAAGCCATTGCCGATCTGGGTAAATACTCGGCGGTTTTCAAGGACGCCGAAGAACCGTCCAAGGGCCGTTTCTACAACTGCCCGGCCGGCTGGACCTGCGAACTCGACAACAGTGAAATGCTGAAAAGCTACGGCCTGGAAAGCAGCTACACCAACTTCCGCCCAGGCACCGGCCCGGCGCTGGATGCTGCCGTATTGTCGAGCTACAAGCGTGGCGAGCCGATCCTGTTCTACTACTGGTCGCCAACGCCGCTGATGGGCCAGGTCGACGTGGTCAAACTGGAAGAAAAACCAGGCGTCGACAAGACCGTGAGCATCAAGGTCGGCCTGTCCAAGACGTTCCATGACGAAGCGCCGGAACTGGTGGCCGTGCTGGAAAAGGTCAACCTGCCGATCGACCTGCTGAACCAGAACCTGGGTCGCATGACCAAGGAGCGGATCGAGTCGCCAAAACTGGCCAAGATCTTCCTGAAGGAACATCCTGAAGTCTGGCATGCATGGGTGAGCGAAGACGCAGCCAAAAAGATCGACGCTGCGCTTTGA
- a CDS encoding quaternary amine ABC transporter ATP-binding protein, producing the protein MNMATVSKIEVKNVFKIFGNRAKDALAMVGQGKTKDQVLAETGCVVGVNDLSLSIGSGEIFVIMGLSGSGKSTLVRHFNRLIDPTSGAILVDGVDILQYDMEALREFRRRKISMVFQSFGLLPHKTVLDNVAYGLKIRGESKQMCAERALHWINTVGLKGYENKYPHQLSGGMRQRVGLARALAADTDIILMDEAFSALDPLIRAEMQDQLLELQKTLHKTIVFITHDLDEAVRIGNRIAILKDGRLIQVGTPKEILHSPADEYVDRFVQRRAAVV; encoded by the coding sequence ATGAACATGGCTACCGTGAGCAAGATCGAAGTCAAAAACGTCTTCAAGATTTTCGGCAACCGTGCCAAGGACGCGCTGGCCATGGTTGGCCAGGGCAAGACCAAGGATCAAGTGCTGGCCGAAACCGGCTGCGTGGTGGGTGTGAACGACCTGTCGTTGAGCATCGGCAGCGGTGAAATCTTCGTGATCATGGGCCTGTCGGGTTCCGGCAAATCCACCCTGGTACGCCACTTCAACCGCCTGATCGATCCGACCAGCGGCGCGATCCTGGTGGACGGCGTGGACATCCTGCAATACGACATGGAAGCCCTGCGCGAATTTCGCCGGCGAAAAATCAGCATGGTGTTCCAGAGCTTCGGCCTGTTGCCGCACAAGACCGTGCTGGACAACGTCGCCTACGGCCTGAAGATCCGTGGCGAGAGCAAGCAAATGTGCGCCGAGCGCGCGCTGCACTGGATCAACACCGTGGGCCTCAAGGGCTACGAAAACAAATACCCGCACCAGCTCTCGGGCGGTATGCGTCAGCGTGTGGGCCTGGCCCGTGCCTTGGCGGCGGACACCGACATCATTTTGATGGACGAAGCCTTCAGTGCGCTTGACCCGCTGATTCGCGCCGAAATGCAGGACCAGTTGCTGGAACTGCAAAAGACCCTGCACAAAACCATCGTTTTCATCACCCACGACCTCGACGAGGCCGTGCGCATCGGCAACCGCATCGCGATCCTCAAGGACGGCCGCCTGATCCAGGTCGGCACGCCGAAAGAGATCCTGCATTCGCCAGCCGATGAGTATGTCGACCGCTTCGTGCAGCGTCGGGCGGCGGTGGTTTAA